Proteins encoded together in one Bombiscardovia nodaiensis window:
- the pyrI gene encoding aspartate carbamoyltransferase regulatory chain, producing the protein MEVTSIQDGIIIDHIPAGRALSVIHFLGLDPTRTRMALIMNTRSERYGSKDIIKIEQEATFQLDILGFVAPQASINIVKAGKIVSKRTPGRPLSLVNVIRCSNPRCVTTVEGGIDQGFHLDTTGGQPGVYRCDYCDEEAELS; encoded by the coding sequence ATGGAAGTAACCAGCATACAAGATGGCATTATCATCGACCATATTCCCGCTGGCCGAGCCTTGAGCGTCATTCATTTTCTGGGGCTTGACCCCACTCGCACGCGCATGGCCTTGATTATGAATACCAGGAGCGAACGCTACGGGAGCAAAGATATTATCAAAATTGAGCAAGAGGCGACTTTCCAGCTCGACATTCTGGGTTTTGTGGCACCTCAGGCGAGCATCAACATCGTCAAGGCAGGCAAGATTGTGAGCAAGCGCACACCCGGGCGCCCCCTTTCACTCGTAAACGTCATAAGGTGCTCGAATCCGCGCTGTGTCACGACAGTGGAGGGTGGTATTGACCAAGGCTTCCACCTGGACACTACCGGCGGTCAGCCAGGCGTCTACCGGTGCGATTACTGCGATGAAGAGGCGGAGCTTTCGTGA
- the pyrC gene encoding dihydroorotase — MGRADTHPTLTLRRLRLWKSGQLVDLRLPWPTPDTIRQLGSLLNGWEQLAQREQTSHFEVDMEGALLAPGLVDPHVHFRDPGQTQKEDMLTGCCAAAAGGYTSVLIMPNTQPAMDNPDTVDFLQDYERRRGCRLPVGYRLCLAASQAREGKQPTSADLWTRYMPGGPAAHRTLAARLHPVVAVSDDGAAVADGIAQAVAEQAAQVGLPVLDHCEHHVRGQVNAGPVAEALGLEGVPVATELRIVQRDIELARSTGAHFHLQHVSTAAAFSAIRQAKAQGLPVTCETAPHYLALCDEDLLERGAMAKMNPPLRSRSDRQATLEAVADGTVDMIATDHAPHTASEKERGLASAPNGIIGLETAYGVCHRALVDAGWISGRRLIELMSLAPARLMGEPTTDPEVLLQQERQAQGAQESTAGRPLIDVKAADQPVNWCLLVPEESWVVDASRFHSKARNTPFQSERLTGRVVMTIVDSQPVFSSVPTRFFQAHSSDQQQAIA, encoded by the coding sequence ATGGGACGTGCCGACACTCATCCCACGCTCACCCTGCGCCGCCTGCGTCTGTGGAAGAGTGGCCAACTCGTTGACCTGAGACTGCCCTGGCCCACGCCTGATACTATCCGCCAGCTGGGAAGCCTCCTGAATGGTTGGGAGCAATTGGCACAGCGAGAGCAGACAAGTCACTTCGAAGTAGACATGGAAGGGGCTCTACTGGCGCCAGGCCTGGTGGACCCGCACGTGCACTTCCGAGACCCGGGGCAGACGCAGAAGGAGGACATGCTTACCGGCTGCTGTGCGGCAGCTGCGGGCGGTTACACCAGCGTGCTCATCATGCCCAACACCCAGCCAGCCATGGACAATCCAGATACGGTTGACTTTTTGCAAGACTACGAGCGCCGACGCGGTTGCCGACTGCCTGTTGGCTACCGCTTGTGCTTGGCGGCTTCGCAGGCTCGGGAGGGAAAGCAGCCTACGAGTGCTGATCTGTGGACAAGGTACATGCCTGGTGGACCAGCTGCGCACAGGACGCTGGCGGCTCGCCTGCACCCGGTAGTGGCAGTCAGTGACGACGGGGCAGCTGTGGCCGACGGTATTGCGCAGGCAGTGGCCGAGCAGGCCGCACAGGTGGGATTGCCGGTTTTGGACCACTGCGAGCACCATGTGCGCGGCCAGGTCAACGCTGGCCCGGTGGCGGAAGCGCTCGGGCTTGAAGGTGTGCCGGTCGCCACCGAGTTGAGGATCGTTCAGCGAGACATTGAACTCGCTCGAAGTACTGGCGCTCACTTTCACCTGCAACATGTGAGCACTGCTGCGGCCTTTTCAGCCATCCGTCAGGCCAAGGCCCAGGGGCTGCCAGTCACCTGTGAAACGGCTCCGCACTACCTGGCCCTGTGCGACGAAGATCTGCTGGAACGGGGAGCTATGGCGAAGATGAACCCGCCCTTGCGCTCGCGCTCGGACCGGCAGGCGACCCTAGAGGCTGTGGCCGATGGAACGGTCGATATGATAGCCACTGACCACGCCCCGCACACAGCCAGCGAAAAGGAGCGCGGACTAGCAAGTGCGCCCAACGGCATCATCGGACTGGAGACAGCATACGGGGTCTGCCACCGGGCTTTGGTTGACGCAGGCTGGATTAGTGGGCGCCGCTTGATTGAACTGATGAGTCTGGCTCCTGCCCGGCTCATGGGCGAGCCAACCACTGACCCGGAAGTTCTTTTGCAGCAGGAGCGTCAGGCGCAGGGTGCTCAAGAGTCGACTGCGGGTAGACCCTTGATTGATGTAAAGGCTGCTGACCAACCGGTGAACTGGTGCCTGCTCGTACCCGAAGAGTCGTGGGTGGTGGACGCCAGCCGATTCCACTCAAAAGCCCGCAACACCCCCTTCCAAAGTGAACGCCTGACCGGAAGAGTGGTGATGACCATAGTAGACAGCCAGCCAGTGTTTTCGAGCGTCCCCACCCGCTTTTTCCAGGCACACTCGAGCGATCAACAGCAAGCTATAGCATAG
- the glnE gene encoding glutamate-ammonia-ligase adenylyltransferase, with protein sequence MGAEAVSESQGWSSVRLIRAGLRHLGRARRELSQLADMGLDDGGVDALLLALGQACDADRALEALVHILASPDEMAAPNEPADSVQSLAYEYAIGLNKLSGGKAQPRNTAGSAPKPRATTAHAKTRWLAEHPQALARLVAVLGASQAMGNLMRNRPYLVVAAFQQIPVGQETADAAHPKQVGQPRILALLKEADAQGHKLSFADGVTLLRAAYYTRLAAIMAQDLSSDDPTAQQPEVSLALSRLADEALEGALAIAQAHVPGSEACRFALIGMGKLGAQELNYVSDVDLVYVVEPAPGEHPLKAQDLVNLGTQVATNLQRICQSVISGVNEPPLWKVDTALRPEGKDGPLVRSLDSFEEYYANWAQNWEFQALLKARFVAGDVQIGQEYQTMCDELVWKASARPNFVYDCQQMRSRVEYLIPAKLRDREIKLGQGGLRDVEFTVQMLQLVHGRTDSSLHERSTLEALRALAEGGYISSHHAQRLAADYRFERVLEHRQQMWMLKRTHLFPDLGVNNRGGLERRRKLTLEDLDGNDDLYRLARAFRLHPDELVERYDRARREIRTLHLSIYFRPMLPIEAQLDDDEVSLKPQAAKERFASIGFADPDAALRHVEALTKGLTRSAKINRILLPAVFAWLGNGQDPDMGLLGWRTLEERFGTKSSYLAFLRDSTSAARRLCHVLANSRYLSRALCQSVESVTWLGDDKMLKPRSRASLDTSCRSFLLRHAEQMGDFATALRAMRRREIERIGLGWLCRVCDESECLAGMSDVYDAMIEAALAWSVQAQEREQALTQPAASIAVIALGRYGGREVNFSSDADVMLIFDPAAGATPEEAEAFAQGACDKLRAILSSGTLSLEAKLDLDLDLRPEGRSGPLIRSLDSTRLYYQQWSSVWERQALLRARYAAGNRELCERFLHGIADPLRYAQAPVSAGELAEIRKLKARMEAERLPRGVRRDRHLKLGAGVCRMWSGLFNCSSWSTRATTRSCRSPQPCKLWSLSNPWDSSTSAMRKPCKLAGTGARVPAMAATCGLAVLSRRIFCLMTPTR encoded by the coding sequence ATGGGTGCAGAAGCTGTGAGCGAGAGTCAGGGTTGGAGTTCCGTGCGACTCATCCGCGCTGGCCTGCGTCACCTGGGCCGTGCCCGCCGGGAGCTCTCCCAATTGGCAGATATGGGCTTGGATGACGGTGGAGTAGACGCTCTTTTATTGGCTCTGGGGCAGGCGTGCGACGCGGATAGAGCCTTGGAAGCTCTTGTGCACATTCTCGCTAGCCCTGACGAGATGGCAGCGCCCAACGAGCCCGCCGATTCTGTACAATCGCTGGCCTATGAATATGCAATAGGGCTCAATAAGTTATCTGGGGGCAAGGCGCAGCCTCGAAATACTGCTGGGAGCGCCCCAAAGCCGCGAGCTACTACCGCGCATGCCAAAACTCGATGGTTGGCCGAGCATCCACAGGCGTTGGCCAGGCTAGTGGCTGTGCTGGGAGCTTCGCAAGCGATGGGCAATCTGATGCGCAACCGGCCCTACTTAGTTGTAGCGGCTTTCCAGCAGATACCTGTCGGCCAGGAGACAGCGGATGCCGCTCATCCCAAGCAAGTCGGTCAGCCGCGTATACTCGCACTTTTGAAGGAGGCCGATGCACAGGGGCACAAGCTCTCTTTTGCCGACGGCGTTACTCTGCTCAGGGCTGCCTACTACACCCGCCTGGCGGCAATTATGGCCCAGGATTTGAGCTCAGATGACCCCACAGCTCAGCAGCCTGAGGTGAGCCTCGCCCTCTCGCGCTTAGCTGATGAAGCTCTGGAAGGCGCGCTCGCCATAGCACAAGCGCACGTACCTGGCTCTGAAGCCTGCCGTTTTGCGCTCATCGGCATGGGCAAGCTGGGTGCCCAAGAGCTCAACTATGTCTCTGACGTGGACCTGGTGTACGTGGTAGAGCCCGCGCCCGGCGAGCACCCGCTCAAAGCACAAGATTTGGTGAATCTAGGTACGCAGGTGGCCACCAACCTCCAGCGCATTTGCCAGTCGGTCATTTCCGGTGTGAATGAGCCGCCCCTGTGGAAGGTAGATACGGCCCTGCGCCCAGAAGGTAAAGATGGTCCCTTGGTGCGCAGTCTGGATTCCTTTGAAGAATACTATGCAAATTGGGCGCAAAACTGGGAGTTTCAGGCCCTTCTCAAAGCCCGGTTCGTGGCCGGAGATGTGCAGATAGGCCAGGAGTATCAGACCATGTGCGACGAGCTGGTGTGGAAGGCTTCAGCTCGGCCCAACTTCGTCTACGACTGCCAGCAGATGCGCTCGCGGGTGGAGTACCTGATACCTGCCAAGCTCAGGGACCGCGAAATAAAGCTCGGGCAGGGCGGTTTGCGCGACGTGGAGTTTACGGTGCAGATGTTGCAACTCGTACACGGGCGAACGGACAGCAGCCTGCACGAGCGCTCCACGCTAGAAGCCTTACGGGCGTTGGCGGAGGGCGGCTATATTTCCTCCCACCACGCTCAACGCTTGGCAGCTGATTATCGTTTTGAACGCGTCTTGGAGCACCGACAGCAGATGTGGATGCTCAAGCGTACCCACCTGTTTCCTGACCTCGGTGTCAACAACCGCGGCGGCCTGGAGCGCCGGCGCAAGTTGACCTTGGAGGATTTGGACGGCAACGATGACCTCTACCGGTTAGCCCGAGCCTTCCGCCTCCATCCTGATGAGCTGGTGGAGCGCTACGACCGGGCCCGTCGGGAGATTCGCACCCTTCACCTTTCGATTTACTTTAGGCCCATGCTCCCCATCGAAGCCCAGTTGGACGACGATGAAGTCAGCCTCAAACCCCAGGCCGCAAAAGAGCGGTTCGCCTCTATTGGCTTTGCGGATCCTGATGCCGCCCTGCGTCATGTGGAAGCGCTTACCAAGGGTCTGACCCGGTCAGCCAAGATTAACCGCATTCTTCTACCAGCCGTTTTTGCCTGGCTGGGCAACGGTCAGGACCCTGACATGGGGCTCTTGGGCTGGCGGACTCTGGAGGAGCGGTTCGGGACGAAAAGCAGCTACCTGGCCTTTTTGCGGGACTCTACCTCGGCCGCCCGTCGGCTGTGCCATGTGCTCGCCAACTCGCGGTACTTGAGTCGCGCCCTGTGCCAATCTGTGGAGTCAGTCACCTGGCTGGGTGATGACAAGATGCTCAAGCCGCGTTCGCGTGCTTCCTTGGACACCTCCTGCCGGTCCTTCCTCCTGCGCCACGCCGAGCAGATGGGCGACTTTGCTACGGCTTTGCGGGCTATGCGTCGCCGCGAGATTGAGCGCATAGGGCTGGGCTGGCTGTGCCGGGTCTGCGATGAGAGCGAGTGCTTGGCGGGCATGAGCGATGTGTACGATGCCATGATTGAGGCAGCTCTCGCCTGGTCCGTCCAAGCCCAGGAGCGCGAGCAGGCTCTAACGCAACCTGCAGCTTCTATCGCTGTCATCGCCTTAGGTCGTTACGGCGGGCGGGAGGTGAACTTTTCTTCTGATGCCGATGTGATGCTTATCTTTGACCCCGCTGCAGGGGCGACGCCAGAAGAGGCGGAGGCCTTCGCCCAGGGGGCCTGCGACAAGCTTCGAGCCATTCTTTCCAGTGGCACGCTCAGCCTAGAAGCCAAGTTGGATTTGGACTTGGATTTGCGCCCGGAAGGCCGGTCAGGTCCCCTGATCCGATCCCTGGATTCCACCAGGCTCTACTACCAGCAGTGGTCTAGCGTCTGGGAGCGGCAGGCCTTGCTGCGAGCGCGGTATGCAGCCGGAAACCGGGAGCTGTGCGAGCGATTTTTGCATGGCATTGCCGACCCGCTTCGATACGCGCAGGCACCAGTGAGCGCTGGTGAGCTAGCTGAAATTCGCAAACTTAAGGCGAGAATGGAAGCCGAGCGCCTGCCTCGTGGCGTGCGGCGGGACCGGCACTTGAAACTGGGTGCCGGGGTCTGTCGGATGTGGAGTGGACTGTTCAATTGCTCCAGCTGGAGTACGCGGGCCACTACTCGCAGTTGCAGGTCACCTCAACCATGCAAGCTCTGGAGTCTCTCAAATCCTTGGGACTCATCGACAAGCGCGATGCGAAAGCCCTGCAAGTTGGCTGGCACTGGTGCACGAGTGCCCGCAATGGCAGCTACCTGTGGTCTGGCCGTGCTCAGCAGGCGGATATTTTGCCTGATGACACCTACACGCTAG
- the metF gene encoding methylenetetrahydrofolate reductase, whose amino-acid sequence MHEPIFSLEVFPPKRNASVGSIYDTLDGLEGLKPDFISVTYGTGKHSDRTATARICGTICREYGIASVAHLTAQYADQEVVDEALELFEEAGVTAVLPLRGDCVEGRTPAGVFQYASDLIAYVHAAKPHMKIYAACYPETHPEAQSPEADIRHLKEKVDAGASHLISQLFYDNDDFMDFLDRARSEGIDVPIEAGIMPVTRAGQVRHMSQTCGSRIPPAVERMLDTWADNPQALCEAGIAYASEQIADLVAQGADGIHLYSMNHPVVTRRIWRNVRALFTEVGTADCLPA is encoded by the coding sequence ATGCATGAACCGATTTTTTCGCTGGAAGTGTTTCCCCCCAAGCGCAACGCTTCTGTAGGGTCGATTTACGACACTTTGGACGGATTGGAGGGGCTCAAACCTGACTTCATTTCCGTCACCTACGGCACTGGCAAGCACTCAGATCGGACGGCGACTGCGCGTATTTGTGGCACCATCTGCCGCGAGTATGGCATTGCCTCGGTGGCGCACCTGACTGCTCAATACGCTGACCAAGAGGTGGTTGATGAAGCCTTGGAACTCTTTGAGGAGGCGGGAGTCACTGCCGTTTTGCCGCTCCGGGGTGACTGCGTGGAAGGGCGAACACCGGCTGGCGTGTTTCAATATGCGTCGGATTTGATTGCCTATGTGCATGCAGCTAAGCCGCACATGAAAATTTACGCGGCCTGCTATCCTGAGACTCACCCGGAAGCGCAGTCGCCTGAAGCTGATATTCGCCACTTAAAAGAAAAGGTAGATGCCGGGGCCAGTCATTTAATTTCTCAATTATTCTACGATAACGATGATTTTATGGATTTTTTGGACCGGGCGCGCTCTGAGGGGATTGATGTGCCGATCGAGGCTGGCATTATGCCGGTAACTAGGGCTGGGCAGGTGCGTCATATGAGCCAGACCTGTGGCTCGCGCATTCCTCCTGCTGTGGAGCGCATGCTCGACACGTGGGCCGACAACCCGCAGGCCTTGTGCGAGGCTGGAATCGCATATGCGTCCGAGCAGATTGCCGATCTTGTGGCGCAAGGCGCGGATGGCATTCACTTATACTCTATGAATCACCCGGTGGTCACCCGCCGTATTTGGAGGAATGTCAGGGCTCTCTTTACAGAGGTAGGAACTGCTGACTGTCTACCAGCCTGA
- the pyrB gene encoding aspartate carbamoyltransferase, whose amino-acid sequence MGDLRGSSLVTLDDMRLEHIRSLIQRAAYIDGHRQQVAKTCAGRVLATLFYEPSTRTRLSFETAMLRLGGQVVGFAGAQLSSASKGETISDTLKVVSNYADLVAIRHPKEGAARVAAQAASVPVINAGDGGHMHPTQTLADLATIQARLGRLSDLTVGLCGDLTFGRTVHSLVTTLARFGGIRFVLISPDELRCPQYVLDRIDAAPTCSYLCTRDLTSVIGDLDVLYMTRVQQERFFNEDDYLRLRDTYILDEAKLSGARQHLAVLHPLPRVNEIAVEVDSDPRAAYFQQVKEGMLVRMALEAALLGDPLPGYEDEMEEN is encoded by the coding sequence ATGGGTGATTTACGGGGGTCGAGTTTGGTAACGCTCGACGATATGAGACTTGAGCACATCCGATCGTTGATTCAACGAGCAGCCTATATTGATGGGCATCGGCAGCAAGTGGCTAAGACCTGCGCAGGCAGAGTCTTAGCCACTCTTTTTTATGAGCCCTCCACCCGCACTCGCCTGAGTTTTGAGACGGCCATGCTGCGGTTGGGCGGGCAGGTCGTTGGTTTCGCAGGTGCTCAGCTCTCGTCGGCTTCAAAAGGTGAAACCATTAGTGACACCTTGAAAGTGGTATCCAATTACGCCGATCTGGTGGCCATTCGCCATCCTAAAGAGGGAGCGGCGCGCGTGGCTGCTCAGGCGGCGAGTGTACCAGTTATCAATGCTGGCGATGGCGGACACATGCACCCCACACAGACACTGGCCGATTTGGCCACCATTCAGGCGCGCCTGGGCCGTTTAAGTGACCTGACTGTGGGCCTTTGCGGCGACTTGACTTTCGGGCGCACTGTGCATTCGCTGGTCACGACCCTGGCCCGCTTCGGAGGTATCCGGTTCGTGCTCATCAGTCCAGACGAGCTCAGGTGCCCCCAGTACGTGCTCGACCGCATCGATGCGGCTCCCACCTGCTCTTACCTATGCACGCGCGACTTGACCAGCGTCATCGGCGATTTAGACGTGCTCTACATGACTCGCGTCCAGCAGGAGCGCTTTTTCAACGAAGATGACTACCTGCGTTTGCGAGACACGTACATTCTGGATGAGGCTAAGTTGTCTGGTGCCCGCCAGCACCTGGCCGTGCTCCACCCCTTGCCCAGAGTCAACGAGATAGCTGTGGAAGTGGATTCAGACCCGCGTGCAGCCTACTTCCAGCAAGTGAAGGAGGGCATGCTGGTGCGCATGGCCTTAGAAGCGGCGCTCCTGGGCGACCCCCTGCCCGGATACGAGGATGAGATGGAGGAGAACTGA
- the metE gene encoding 5-methyltetrahydropteroyltriglutamate--homocysteine methyltransferase: MSVVTSLVGFPRIGAGRELKRVIERYWKGQASIEQVRQVAADLRSKHWRLQADRGIDLIASNDFSYYDQMLDTAILLGLVPARYRNLGLGAEDTLFAMGRGYQGPQGDVTALPMKKWFTTNYHYLVPEIEESAQVKLSSSKPFDEYLEARALGIETKPVLIGPYTFLKLARGPQGEVLHYDAGLIDAVAAVYAQVLRRFIELGAQWVQLDEPYLVLDKEEGDISLFKGLYARILPARSSSQGSVKLLLQTYFGHVGDCYETLKLQGFDAIGLDLVEGRDENLAALNRYGVSEGTTIVAGVVNGRNIWRNNYATSLGLIDAVRQVTPRLALSSSCSLLHVPFSLEGENGLDETVQAHIAFAVEKVGELEELAQLADAGESDRRESQVLAANQALFDGKRVQADAAVAARIAGLKAEDYARQPERAQRQELQRTELGLPLLPTTTIGSFPQTREIRAERARLRKGEISQAEYDRYIADCIDQVIAKQEQIGLDVLVHGEFERNDMVEYFGQHLKGFLFTQGAWVQSYGTRCVKPPIVWGDISRAEPITVRWSSYAQSQTQHLVKGMLTGPVTILNWSWPREDVSHELQTQQLSLAIRDEVLDLEAAGIRVIQIDEAALREKLPLRRSDWHTHYLNWAIPAFRLVHSGVKATTQIHTHMCYSEFNDIITDIDAMDADVISFEASRSDLTVLDAIQAAHFETEAGPGVYDIHSPRIPSQVEMEDRIRLILSKMDVSKVWINPDCGLKTRGEAETWPSLEHMVAAARVVRAELTQE; encoded by the coding sequence ATGTCTGTCGTCACTTCCCTGGTTGGTTTCCCGCGCATTGGCGCCGGGCGAGAGCTGAAGCGAGTTATTGAACGGTATTGGAAGGGGCAAGCTAGTATTGAGCAGGTGCGGCAAGTTGCAGCGGACTTGCGTAGTAAGCATTGGAGGCTGCAGGCCGATCGGGGCATTGACCTGATTGCCAGCAACGACTTTTCATACTATGACCAGATGCTCGACACTGCTATTTTGTTGGGTTTGGTCCCTGCACGTTACAGGAATCTTGGTCTGGGAGCCGAAGACACGCTCTTCGCTATGGGGCGTGGTTATCAGGGGCCCCAGGGTGACGTGACCGCTCTGCCGATGAAAAAGTGGTTCACTACCAACTACCACTACCTGGTGCCCGAAATTGAAGAATCAGCACAGGTCAAGCTCAGTTCGAGCAAACCTTTTGATGAGTACCTAGAAGCGCGGGCTCTGGGCATTGAAACGAAGCCGGTTCTGATTGGGCCATACACTTTCCTGAAGCTTGCTCGCGGGCCGCAGGGAGAAGTGCTCCACTACGACGCTGGGCTGATCGACGCTGTGGCCGCTGTATACGCGCAGGTTTTGCGGCGTTTTATCGAGCTTGGAGCCCAGTGGGTGCAACTGGATGAGCCCTACTTGGTCCTAGATAAGGAAGAGGGCGACATCAGCCTGTTCAAGGGGCTCTATGCTCGCATTCTGCCTGCCCGCTCCAGCAGTCAGGGCTCAGTGAAACTGCTTTTGCAAACCTATTTTGGGCATGTGGGGGACTGCTACGAGACGCTGAAGCTCCAAGGGTTCGACGCTATCGGCTTGGACCTGGTTGAGGGCAGAGACGAGAATCTGGCGGCGCTCAACCGCTATGGAGTGAGCGAAGGCACGACCATCGTTGCTGGCGTGGTCAATGGGCGCAATATTTGGCGCAACAATTACGCGACGAGCCTAGGGCTTATTGATGCAGTCCGGCAGGTGACACCTCGTCTGGCGCTCTCCTCATCATGCTCGCTCCTGCATGTGCCCTTCAGCCTTGAGGGCGAAAACGGACTGGACGAAACAGTGCAGGCGCACATTGCCTTTGCTGTTGAAAAGGTGGGTGAGTTGGAGGAACTCGCGCAGTTGGCTGATGCGGGTGAGAGCGACCGGCGCGAAAGCCAGGTACTGGCAGCCAACCAAGCCCTGTTTGACGGCAAGCGAGTGCAGGCAGACGCAGCGGTAGCGGCTCGTATTGCTGGTTTGAAAGCAGAGGACTACGCCCGGCAGCCAGAGCGAGCGCAGCGGCAGGAACTACAGCGTACGGAGCTTGGCCTGCCCCTGCTGCCAACGACCACCATTGGATCTTTTCCCCAGACCCGTGAAATTAGAGCTGAGCGTGCCCGTCTGCGCAAGGGGGAAATCAGCCAGGCTGAGTACGACCGCTATATCGCCGACTGCATAGACCAGGTGATAGCCAAGCAGGAGCAGATTGGCTTAGACGTGCTGGTTCACGGCGAGTTTGAGCGCAACGACATGGTGGAGTACTTCGGCCAGCATCTCAAGGGCTTTCTCTTCACGCAGGGCGCTTGGGTGCAGTCCTACGGTACGCGCTGCGTCAAGCCGCCCATAGTCTGGGGTGACATTTCGCGTGCAGAGCCGATTACTGTCCGCTGGAGCTCTTACGCGCAGTCGCAAACCCAGCATCTGGTCAAAGGAATGCTGACCGGGCCTGTCACGATTTTGAACTGGTCGTGGCCCCGGGAAGATGTCAGCCACGAACTGCAAACTCAGCAGCTGTCTCTAGCTATTCGAGACGAAGTTCTGGATCTGGAAGCCGCAGGCATTCGCGTGATTCAGATCGATGAGGCCGCCTTGCGCGAAAAGCTGCCCTTGCGCCGGTCAGACTGGCATACGCACTATCTCAATTGGGCTATTCCTGCCTTCCGCCTGGTGCATTCGGGAGTGAAGGCGACAACGCAAATTCATACGCACATGTGCTATTCGGAGTTTAACGACATTATTACCGACATCGATGCCATGGACGCGGATGTGATTTCCTTCGAAGCTTCGCGCTCTGACCTGACGGTGCTTGACGCCATTCAGGCAGCGCATTTCGAGACTGAAGCCGGGCCAGGCGTGTACGACATTCACTCGCCCCGTATTCCCAGCCAGGTGGAGATGGAAGACCGTATCCGTTTGATTCTGAGCAAAATGGACGTGTCAAAAGTTTGGATTAACCCTGACTGTGGATTAAAGACGCGAGGTGAGGCGGAAACTTGGCCGAGCTTGGAGCATATGGTGGCTGCGGCTCGAGTGGTGCGTGCCGAACTTACACAGGAGTGA
- the sixA gene encoding phosphohistidine phosphatase has translation MVSETLEQVGQEAQRYPYTLLLMRHAQAESVGAEGDRSRPLSLLGRQQASRMGRALTQERLIPDRIACSGALRTRQTLERMLPDFGDGPSVDYRESLYSSGLQAVWDELGQTKADEHRLLILTHEPTVSAGAQLLADTESAESSLLQLDLGMSPASIALFASSEPIAAWTPHSARLLALFGPRDC, from the coding sequence GTGGTGAGTGAAACACTTGAGCAGGTAGGCCAAGAGGCACAGCGCTACCCGTATACGCTGCTGCTAATGCGGCACGCACAAGCTGAGTCGGTGGGGGCTGAAGGCGACCGGTCGCGCCCCCTGAGTTTGCTGGGTCGCCAACAGGCTTCGCGTATGGGACGTGCGCTCACGCAGGAGCGCCTAATTCCTGATCGTATCGCGTGCTCTGGTGCCCTGCGCACCCGGCAGACGCTGGAACGCATGCTCCCCGATTTTGGCGACGGACCGAGTGTAGATTACCGGGAGAGCTTGTATAGTAGCGGTTTGCAAGCGGTTTGGGATGAGCTTGGGCAGACGAAGGCCGATGAACATAGGCTCCTGATTCTTACGCACGAGCCGACTGTATCGGCTGGTGCCCAGCTCCTGGCTGATACCGAGTCTGCGGAGAGTAGTCTTCTGCAGCTGGATTTGGGGATGTCGCCAGCGAGCATAGCCCTCTTCGCAAGCTCGGAGCCAATCGCGGCTTGGACCCCGCACAGCGCCCGCTTACTCGCGCTCTTCGGCCCACGAGATTGTTAA